AGGTTTCCTAACGCGAAACAATCGCAGGAAACGGGCATGGATTCAGACGTCTTATGTGTTGTGGGCTTCATCATTGCGGTGCTGTCCATTCCGGCAATCGTGTCTGCGTTTTCCGACAATCGGTCGCCTCGGGTGCCTGCAATTGTTGTGCTGATCGGGGCCTTGATGATCGGTTATGCGATCAACGAACGGCCCGGCGCCTATAACTTTGATACTTTGCCGGACGTCTTCGTTCGGGTGATCGGCAAAGTCCTGAACTAAATGGCCTCAGGTGGGCATGTTTTGCCCACTTATCGCTTGCTTTCCAAAGGACACAGACCTAAAGAAGCGCTTCCACCCGCGCGACCGGCCAATCTGGCATGCCGAGTCGTGCGTTCAACCGAACTCAAGAGGAGACGGAAATGCCTAAGATGAAGACAAAATCGAGCTGCAAAAAGCGGTTCAAGACGACGGCGTCAGGCCGTGTCGTCGCAGCCCAAGCGGGCAAGCAGCACGGCATGATCAAGCGCACAAACAAATTCCTTCGTAACGCTCGTGGCACAACCACTTTGAGCAAAGCAGACGAAGGTATCGTTAAATCAATGATGCCTTACGCACGTTAATTAGAGGGATTTAGGATATGCGCGTTAAAGGTGGTACAGTCACTCATCGTCGTCACAAAAAGGTTCTCGACGCTGCCAAAGGTTATTACGACCGTCGTTCCAAGACTTTCAAAGTCGCGAAACAGGCCGTCGACAAAGCGAACCAATACGCTACTCGCGACCGTCACAACCGCAAGCGGAACTTCCGCGCGTTGTGGATCCAGCGGATCAACGCTGGTGTACGTTCGGTAGACGAAACATTGAACTACTCCAAGTTCATCAACGGCCTCGTTCTGGCTGGCATCGAAGTCGACCGTAAGGTTCTGGCTGACCTGGCCGTAAACGAACCAGACGCATTTGCGACAATCGTCGGCAAAGCAAAAGACGCACTGGCTGCCTAAGTCAAACGTCGATCAGAATACGAAAGGGCCGTCCACCATTGGGCGGCCCTTTTGCGTTAGTGACCAGCGGCGAAAACGCCAGTTTGCTGCCCCGTTGTTGTAATGCTAGCGTTGTTCTGCGCGCGAGTCGTAACAAATGATCGGGTGACGGTCCCTACAAGTTCGGCGCCTTCCGCCGTCGAACCGCCTAGCACACCAGAGTAATCAGTTGTCTCGATAGTCTCTCTACCGTCTTCTTCATTAACGGTGGTCTGCTCATCAATTGTACCAAAGGTCCCGTCTGCGAGAATGGTGCTTTCAGGAAAGCTAATTCGAGCGTCTTCATCTAGCACGAATGGCAAACCAAGCTCGAACAAATCCGTTGTCGCCTCTGTCACCTCACCACTGATCGTCATCGCGTCCAGGTCCACGTCAAACACGGCAGTACCTGTGATATAGCTTCTGAACGTGTCATTTTCGGAATTCTCAAAAACCCCGACGTAGCTGCCTTCTAATGTTGCGCGCCCCGTTGGCAGAGCACCCAACTGAGCGGTGCGACCAAAGAACGTTTCTGCCACGACGCCTTCATTGCGGGTCAATAAGATTGCAGCAAATGTCTCATCGCCTTCGCTCAGCGCGAGGATTTGACCTTCGCCGTCCTCCAATTCCGCAGCGCCTAGGAACGACCCGGCGTCAAATCTTTCGTTAAGTGGGAGCACAAGGTCATTATTTTTTGTTTGAAACGCAATGGTTTGACTATCTACCGTGAAAGACGGGACGTCTGTTGTTGAACCACAAGCGGCCAAAGTAAGACATCCCAGTGGGGTAAGTGAACGAATTAGAGAATGCACGTCGGGTCCAATCAAAGCTTTATGTAGGCCAACTGTGATCACCTATGCATCGAACTTCAAACAAAAATTGACGTTTCTGGCCTGAACGGCTTTCTTTGGGGCGACTCGGAACGCAAGGATTTCACACCATGGCACAAAACGACTACGACGCCGGTCGTTTGAACCTTCCCTTCGTTGGCATCTCGACCTTCGGCAAGCGGCCTTACGTTTCAAATTGGTCTGCCATCGACGCCGACGTCGCCATTCTTGGCGCCCCTTTCGATTTCGGCACCCAATTCCGCCCGGGCGCCCGGTTTGGTCCGCGTGCCGTGCGCGAGGCGTCGACCCTGTTCAGCTTCGGTCACGGCGGGGCGTATGACCACGAAGACGACGCCACCTATCTCGGGTCCGACGTCCGTATCGTCGATATCGGGGACGCAGATATCGTCCACACAGACACCGACAAAAGCCACACGAATATCAAACAGGGGGTCGCGGCGATCCTCAAAGCGGGGGCGTTGCCCGTCACCATTGGCGGTGATCATTCAATCAACATTCCCTGCATTGATGCCTTCGCGGATCAAGGCGACATCCACATCCTGCAAATTGACGCGCATCTCGATTTTGTCGACGTGCGGCATGGCGTACGCAACGGGCATGGCAACCCAATGCGCCGCGCGGCGGAAAAGTCATATGTCACCGGCCTGACCCAAGTCGGCATCCGCAATGTGTCGTCCACTGCTAAAGAAGGCTACGACGACGCGCGCAAAATGGGGTCCGACATCATCTCGGTCCGGCAAATGCGCAAACTCGGGGCTGATGAGGTGATCAACCGTATCCCCAAGGACGCCCGCGTCTACGTCACCATCGACATCGACGGGTTTTGCCCGTCCATCGCCCCCGGCACAGGCACGCCCAGCCATGGCGGGTTCCTCTATTATGAAGTGCTCGAAATGCTACAGGCCCTCGCCAATCGAAACGATGTCGCCGGTATTGATCTGGTCGAAGTCGCCCCCGCCTACGATCAAACCGACAGCACCGCGATCCTCGCAGCACAGGTCCTGTTGAATTTCCTCGGCTTCATCTTCCACGCACGGGGCTAGTGACCGACGGTTATCTCAGGGGCGTCGACCGATGCCCCACCGATCAATCCAGCGTCGTTTGCCGTCTCTTCGAACACGGCATCGCGCGTATTTTCACCCGAGATTGACACGCCCCCCACGCTTGCAACCCATCCCCCCATTCACTAACACCACATCAACCCATTCAAGAGGCGCGCCATGGACGATCTCAAATCCAAATACCTGACCCTGATTGCCGATGCTGGCGATGAAAACACCCTCGAAGACCTCCGCGTGCAGGCGCTTGGCAAAAAGGGCGAGATTTCCTTGCAGATGCGCGAGCTGGGCAAAATGACGCCAGAGGAACGCCAGACAGCGGGCCCCGCGTTGAATGCGCTCAAGAATGAAATCAACTCTGCGCTCGCCGCCAAGAAATCCGGCCTGCAAGACGCAGCGCTTGATGAACGCCTGCGCTCCGAATGGCTCGACGTCACGCTGCCCTCGCGCCAGCGCCCTGCAGGCACCATCCACCCGATTTCACAGGTCACGGATGAGGTCACCGCGATCTTCGCCGACATGGGCTTTTCGGTGGCCGAAGGCCCGCAGATTGAATCCGATTGGTACAACTTCGACGCGCTGAACATTCCGGGTCACCACCCTGCGCGCGCCGAGATGGACACGTTCTACACGCACCGCGCCGAAGGCGATAACCGCCCGCCGCACGTCCTGCGCACGCACACATCACCCGTGCAAATCCGGTCGCTCGAAGCCAACGGCGCACCCATCCGCATCATCTGCCCGGGCCGCGTTTACCGCGCCGACTACGACCAAACCCACACGCCGATGTTTAACCAAGTCGAAGGCCTCGCCATCGACAAAGACATCTCCATGGCGAACCTGAAATGGGTGCTCGAAGAATTCGTGAAAGCGTTCTTCGAAGTCGACGACGTCGAACTCCGCTTCCGCGCCTCCCACTTCCCGTTCACCGAACCATCCGCAGAGGTCGACATCCGCTGCTCATGGGAAGGCGGAACACTGAAAGTCGGCGAAGGCGACGACTGGCTCGAAATCCTCGGCTCCGGCATGGTGCACCCGAAAGTGCTGACAGCAGCAGGCGTCGATCCAAACGAATACCAAGGCTTCGCGTTCGGCGTCGGCATCGACCGCATCGCGATGCTTAAATACGGAGTCCCCGACCTCCGCGCCTTCTTCGACAGCGACCTGCGCTGGCTGCGACACTACGGTTTCCGGTCATTGGACGTGCCGACATTGGATGGTGGCCTGTCGCGGTGACGCTGAGAGAAATATGGTCATCTTTAGCATTTGCTGTGGATGACTATGTGTTTCATTTTAGCAGCGTCGGACTATTAGATTGGCCACTGTATTATCTAATCCCAACAGGGATTGTCGCGTGTTTCTTCGCGCTTTTGGCAATGGCTATATGCGAATCTTTGCTACGGTCAGTATACAGATATGTCATGGATGGCTTCGCGGGAAAAATGCTGTCATTTTTTCAGCGGAGATTTGGCGCTGTTGTTGGGTGGATTATCTTTTTGTTCGTCGCTGCCGTCAGCTTTGTGGTGTT
The Rhodobacteraceae bacterium S2214 genome window above contains:
- the rpmI gene encoding 50S ribosomal protein L35, coding for MPKMKTKSSCKKRFKTTASGRVVAAQAGKQHGMIKRTNKFLRNARGTTTLSKADEGIVKSMMPYAR
- the rplT gene encoding 50S ribosomal protein L20 — its product is MRVKGGTVTHRRHKKVLDAAKGYYDRRSKTFKVAKQAVDKANQYATRDRHNRKRNFRALWIQRINAGVRSVDETLNYSKFINGLVLAGIEVDRKVLADLAVNEPDAFATIVGKAKDALAA
- the speB gene encoding agmatinase, translating into MAQNDYDAGRLNLPFVGISTFGKRPYVSNWSAIDADVAILGAPFDFGTQFRPGARFGPRAVREASTLFSFGHGGAYDHEDDATYLGSDVRIVDIGDADIVHTDTDKSHTNIKQGVAAILKAGALPVTIGGDHSINIPCIDAFADQGDIHILQIDAHLDFVDVRHGVRNGHGNPMRRAAEKSYVTGLTQVGIRNVSSTAKEGYDDARKMGSDIISVRQMRKLGADEVINRIPKDARVYVTIDIDGFCPSIAPGTGTPSHGGFLYYEVLEMLQALANRNDVAGIDLVEVAPAYDQTDSTAILAAQVLLNFLGFIFHARG
- the pheS gene encoding phenylalanine--tRNA ligase subunit alpha, with the translated sequence MDDLKSKYLTLIADAGDENTLEDLRVQALGKKGEISLQMRELGKMTPEERQTAGPALNALKNEINSALAAKKSGLQDAALDERLRSEWLDVTLPSRQRPAGTIHPISQVTDEVTAIFADMGFSVAEGPQIESDWYNFDALNIPGHHPARAEMDTFYTHRAEGDNRPPHVLRTHTSPVQIRSLEANGAPIRIICPGRVYRADYDQTHTPMFNQVEGLAIDKDISMANLKWVLEEFVKAFFEVDDVELRFRASHFPFTEPSAEVDIRCSWEGGTLKVGEGDDWLEILGSGMVHPKVLTAAGVDPNEYQGFAFGVGIDRIAMLKYGVPDLRAFFDSDLRWLRHYGFRSLDVPTLDGGLSR